From a region of the Gossypium raimondii isolate GPD5lz chromosome 10, ASM2569854v1, whole genome shotgun sequence genome:
- the LOC105776184 gene encoding uncharacterized protein LOC105776184: MRNNDAITLLKAQMSMSFVDKSPMKITKHNGGKEEKNKVGSSQLSKGEEQFYIKRNGGESYALAKKMKELEMMNVGDMEHVLDVEEALHYYSRLKSPAYLSIVDRFFKEMYSEIFIPPASSSAAGINSSKHRFGSIRM, from the coding sequence ATGAGAAACAATGATGCCATCACATTATTGAAAGCGCAAATGAGCATGAGCTTTGTAGATAAGAGTCCAATGAAGATCACAAAGCATAATGGaggaaaagaggagaaaaacaAAGTGGGAAGTTCACAATTGAGTAAAGGAGAGGAGCAGTTTTATATCAAGAGAAACGGAGGAGAAAGTTATGCATTAGCAAAAAAGATGAAGGAATTGGAGATGATGAATGTTGGAGACATGGAACATGTATTGGATGTAGAAGAGGCACTCCATTATTATTCCAGGCTTAAAAGTCCGGCTTACCTTTCTATTGTTGACAGGTTCTTCAAGGAAATGTACTCGGAAATCTTCATTCCACCGGCTTCCTCCTCCGCCGCTGGCATCAACAGTTCGAAGCATAGGTTCGGATCAATTAGGATGTAG
- the LOC105776183 gene encoding kinesin-like protein KIN-13B: MNGMGRQGKRSGAAGLQVHHQRQYSDNFLETTSNGRWLQSAGLQHLHSSNNSIPPLQDYAFYGGGDGGGQGSRMYRNIQREFSMGNDFFTEPTTPPVGSRPSSQRMNGDQSPNEFSPGLLDLHSFDTELLPEMPVPNLYNGPSLYNPVRGRSFDDSEPYISNKQTGGSGVVPENELLKSFAVDKEKVNSVAKIKVVVRKRPLNKKELAKNEEDIIETLSNSLVVHETKLKVDLTEYMEKHEFVFDAVLNEEVSNDEVYRETVEPIVPIIFQRTKATCFAYGQTGSGKTYTMKPLPLKASRDILRLMHHTYRNQGFHLFVSFFEIYGGKLYDLLSDRKKLCMREDGKQQVCIVGLKEFRVSDVETIKELIEKGNATRSTGTTGANEESSRSHAILQLAIKRSVDGKESKPPRVVGKLSFIDLAGSERGADTTDNDKQTRMEGAEINKSLLALKECIRALDNDQGHIPFRGSKLTEVLRDSFMGNSRTVMISCISPSSGSCEHTLNTLRYADRVKSLSKGGNSKKDVLSSTMNLKESTAQPLSSGLPTASTFEDDINDTWPDQNERDDFNAPEDSFEQEKLMWKKNGKLDQYGFSTAENKLRKPNGQTKWKEPVRSDIKHSKSDDDLNALLQEEEDLVNAHRKQVEETMNIVKEEMNLLVEADQPGNQLDDYISRLTTILSQKAAGITQLQTRLANFQRRLKEHNVLVSSSGY, encoded by the exons ATGAACGGAATGGGGAGACAGGGGAAGAGATCTGGTGCGGCAGGGTTGCAGGTTCACCATCAGAGACAATACTCGGATAACTTCTTGGAAACGACATCCAATGGAAGGTGGCTTCAGTCTGCTGGCCTTCAGCATCTTCACTCTTCTAACAACTCTATTCCTCCTCTTCAG GATTATGCATTTTATGGCGGTGGAGATGGGGGAGGACAAGGGTCTAGAATGTATAGGAATATACAGAGGGAATTCAGTATGGGGAATGACTTTTTCACGGAGCCTACAACTCCTCCAGTTGGTTCACGGCCGTCAAGCCAGAGGATGAATGGTGATCAGTCACCCAATGAGTTCAGTCCAGGTCTCTTAGATCTGCATTCTTTTGATACAGAGCTTCTGCCTGAG ATGCCTGTTCCCAACCTGTATAATGGTCCTTCTCTCTATAATCCAGTTCGAGGTAGAAGCTTTGATGACTCTGAACCCTATAtttcaaacaaacaaacagGGGGAAGTGGTGTTGTGCCAGAGAATGAGCTCCTGAAAAGCTTTGCTGTGGACAAAGAGAAGGTCAATTCAGTTGCAAAGATCAAAGTTGTG GTGCGCAAGAGACCCCTCAATAAAAAGGAGTTAGCGAAGAATGAGGAAGATATTATAGAGACGCTTTCAAATTCCCTGGTAGTGCATGAGACTAAACTTAAG GTTGACCTTACAGAATACATGGAGAAGCATGAATTTGTTTTTGATGCGGTGCTGAACGAGGAGGTCTCAAATGATGAG GTCTATCGTGAGACAGTGGAGCCCATAGTTCCTATAATTTTTCAACGCACTAAAGCCACTTGTTTTGCATACGGTCAAACAG GGAGTGGAAAAACCTATACTATGAAGCCTCTTCCGCTTAAAGCTTCTAGGGATATTTTGAGGTTGATGCACCATACCTACAGGAACCAAGGGTTTCATTTGTTTGTAAGCTTCTTTGAGATATATGGAGGAAAACTGTATGATCTCCTCAGTGATAGGAA GAAACTTTGCATGCGAGAGGACGGTAAGCAGCAAGTTTGCATTGTTGGCCTGAAAGAGTTCAGAGTATCGGATGTAGAGACTATTAAGGAGCTTATTGAGAAAGGAAATGCCACAAGAAGTACTGGGACCACAGGTGCAAATGAGGAATCATCCCGATCTCATGCCATACTTCAGCTTGCCATCAAGAGATCTGTTGATGGCAAAGAATCGAAGCCTCCCCGTGTTGTTGGCAAGCTCTCCTTTATAGATTTGGCTGGAAGCGAACGAGGTGCAGATACTACAGATAATGATAAGCAGACAAG AATGGAAGGTGCAGAGATCAACAAGAGCTTGCTCGCTTTGAAGGAGTGCATAAGAGCCCTTGACAATGATCAGGGTCACATTCCTTTCAGAGGCAGTAAACTGACAGAGGTTCTAAGGGACTCATTTATGGGAAATTCCCGTACAGTTATGATATCTTGCATTTCACCAAGTTCAGGGTCATGTGAACACACTCTGAACACCTTAAGATATGCCGATAG GGTGAAGAGCCTTTCAAAAGGGGGAAACTCTAAGAAAGATGTTTTATCTTCAACCATGAATCTGAAAGAATCAACTGCTCAGCCCTTATCATCGGGTTTACCAACTGCGTCGACCTTCGAGGATGATATTAACGATACATGGCCTGACCAAAATGAAAGAGATGATTTCAATGCACCAGAAGACTCCTTTGAGCAGGAGAAACTGATGTGGAAGAAAAATGGGAAGCTTGATCAATACGGTTTCTCTACTGCAGAGAACAAGTTGCGGAAGCCTAATGGTCAGACAAAATGGAAAGAACCAGTAAGATCAGATATTAAGCATTCAAAATCAGATGATGATTTGAATGCTCTCCTACAG GAAGAGGAGGATCTTGTAAATGCCCATAGGAAACAAGTGGAGGAAACTATGAATATTGTCAAAGAG gAGATGAACCTGCTGGTTGAAGCAGATCAACCTGGGAACCAGCTGGATGATTATATATCGAGATTGACCACTATTCTTTCTCAGAAGGCTGCCGGTATCACACAGTTACAAACTCGCTTGGCTAATTTCCAGAGGCGCTTGAAGGAACATAATGTGTTAGTATCTTCATCCGGCTATTGA